A single region of the Candidatus Zixiibacteriota bacterium genome encodes:
- a CDS encoding cytochrome ubiquinol oxidase subunit I, whose protein sequence is MDPLLLSRIQFAATVAFHYIFPPMSIGLGLILVAMEGLYLKTKNPLYQQMTKFWVRVFGLIFAIGVATGIVMEFQFGTNWSTYSRFVGDVFGSALAAEGVFAFFLESGFLALLLFGWNKVSPGWHFFSTIMVAFGAHFSAIWIVVANSWQQTPAGYHIVGEGLKARAEITDFWQMVFNPSTLDRISHVYMGAWQAGAFFVLSVSAFYLLKKKHQEFAKASIKIALVLAAVASVLQLVSGHSSAKGISETQPAKLAAFEAHYPESAPADLYLFGWVDEEEERVKMGVKIPGMLSYLVRWDTEAPVTGLRAFPPDKRPPVNFVFQTYHAMVALGMALILISWLGVYFWWRKRLFDIRWFLWALVFSVLGPQLANQLGWFSAEVGRQPYIVYNLLLTADGISKTVTAGEILTSLVLFGIIYIFLFVLFIYLLNEKIQHGPLADDLIVEGHRA, encoded by the coding sequence ATGGACCCCCTCTTATTATCACGGATACAGTTTGCGGCAACCGTGGCATTCCATTATATCTTTCCGCCGATGAGCATCGGGCTGGGATTGATTCTGGTGGCGATGGAGGGGCTTTATCTAAAGACCAAGAACCCGCTCTATCAGCAGATGACCAAATTCTGGGTGCGCGTATTCGGGCTGATATTCGCCATCGGCGTCGCCACCGGCATAGTTATGGAATTCCAGTTCGGCACCAACTGGTCAACCTATTCGCGGTTCGTGGGGGATGTCTTTGGGTCGGCCCTTGCCGCTGAGGGAGTATTTGCCTTCTTTCTGGAATCCGGATTTCTGGCGCTGCTACTATTCGGGTGGAACAAGGTCAGTCCCGGGTGGCACTTTTTTTCGACCATCATGGTTGCCTTTGGAGCCCACTTCAGCGCCATCTGGATTGTGGTCGCCAATTCCTGGCAGCAGACTCCGGCCGGATATCATATAGTCGGCGAGGGCTTGAAAGCGCGCGCCGAAATTACCGATTTCTGGCAGATGGTCTTTAATCCCTCGACTCTCGATAGAATCAGCCATGTCTATATGGGCGCCTGGCAGGCCGGGGCGTTTTTCGTTTTGAGCGTGAGCGCCTTCTACCTTCTCAAGAAGAAACATCAGGAGTTCGCCAAAGCCTCTATCAAGATTGCCCTGGTGCTGGCGGCGGTCGCCTCTGTACTGCAACTGGTATCGGGCCACTCCAGCGCCAAAGGAATCAGCGAAACGCAGCCGGCGAAACTGGCCGCCTTCGAAGCCCACTACCCGGAATCAGCGCCGGCAGACCTCTATCTCTTCGGATGGGTCGATGAGGAAGAAGAGAGAGTGAAGATGGGAGTGAAGATTCCCGGGATGTTGAGTTATCTGGTTCGCTGGGATACCGAGGCGCCGGTAACGGGACTTCGGGCGTTCCCGCCGGACAAGAGGCCGCCGGTCAATTTTGTCTTTCAGACCTATCATGCCATGGTGGCGCTCGGCATGGCGCTGATACTGATATCCTGGCTGGGCGTATATTTCTGGTGGCGCAAGAGACTTTTCGATATCCGCTGGTTTCTCTGGGCGCTGGTTTTCTCCGTGCTGGGACCGCAACTGGCAAATCAACTGGGATGGTTTTCCGCCGAGGTGGGACGGCAGCCGTATATCGTGTATAATCTGCTTCTGACCGCCGACGGTATCTCCAAGACTGTTACCGCCGGGGAGATTTTGACCTCGCTGGTTCTCTTCGGGATTATCTATATATTCCTGTTTGTCCTTTTCATCTATCTCTTGAACGAAAAAATCCAGCATGGTCCGCTGGCTGATGACCTGATTGTGGAGGGACATAGAGCATGA
- a CDS encoding DASS family sodium-coupled anion symporter: MPEPINIDPQGYLIVKVNWKLALKVFIVLALAFGAGFLPIPGLSGTARICLMIFVGAAGFWITEAIPPFATAIMVIVLSVYFLAATYHPTGVESGLLSYQVFLNPIASPVLVLFFGGFILEAAAVKHGFDLRLTKALIKPFGTNPRMVLLGVIVTTAVFSMFMSNTAATAMMFAAFTPLFRSFEDRGQFRKALILAVPFAANIGGMGTIIGTPPNAVAASVLGELGYPISFLKWMVVGVPIMMVLIFLLWFILLKAFKPRAEKFEILFPEPLAPTWDFLLVVITFFVTVFLWVTEALHHIPAGVVALLPVMIFTMFGIINREDLKKLEWDVLILVAGGMALGVAMKSSGLSDVLVGMISFQNFSPLILLLVIALVTIIVSNFMSHTSASNLLIPIVTSLTVMAPQTGGSPITQLGTLGVAFAASLAMSLPISTPPNAIAFATREITTREMAKYGTMVSLFGVLVILLVLLGLWYLKMIT; this comes from the coding sequence ATGCCGGAACCAATCAATATTGACCCGCAAGGATACCTGATAGTCAAAGTCAACTGGAAACTGGCTTTGAAAGTCTTCATCGTCCTGGCATTGGCGTTCGGCGCCGGCTTTCTTCCGATACCGGGGCTTTCCGGCACGGCGCGAATCTGCCTGATGATTTTTGTCGGCGCTGCCGGTTTCTGGATAACGGAAGCGATTCCCCCTTTTGCCACCGCCATTATGGTCATCGTGCTGAGCGTCTATTTCCTGGCGGCGACCTATCACCCTACCGGCGTGGAGAGCGGATTGCTCAGCTATCAGGTCTTTCTCAACCCTATCGCCAGCCCGGTACTGGTTCTCTTTTTCGGCGGGTTTATTCTGGAAGCGGCGGCGGTGAAACATGGGTTCGACCTCCGTCTCACCAAAGCGCTGATTAAGCCATTCGGCACCAATCCCCGGATGGTGCTATTGGGAGTCATAGTTACCACGGCGGTGTTTTCGATGTTCATGTCGAACACGGCGGCGACGGCGATGATGTTTGCCGCCTTCACGCCGCTTTTCCGCAGTTTCGAAGACCGCGGGCAGTTCCGCAAAGCGCTGATACTGGCAGTGCCGTTTGCCGCCAATATTGGCGGGATGGGTACCATTATCGGAACCCCCCCCAACGCGGTCGCCGCCTCGGTGCTGGGAGAATTGGGCTACCCGATTTCATTTTTAAAATGGATGGTGGTCGGTGTGCCGATTATGATGGTACTTATTTTCCTTTTGTGGTTCATACTTCTTAAGGCTTTTAAGCCGCGAGCCGAAAAATTCGAAATTCTCTTTCCCGAGCCGCTGGCGCCGACCTGGGATTTCCTCCTGGTGGTGATTACTTTCTTTGTCACCGTTTTTCTCTGGGTGACCGAGGCGCTGCATCATATCCCGGCCGGCGTAGTGGCGCTTCTGCCGGTAATGATTTTCACCATGTTCGGCATTATTAACCGTGAAGATTTGAAAAAACTGGAGTGGGATGTTCTGATTCTGGTGGCGGGAGGGATGGCGCTCGGGGTGGCAATGAAAAGTTCCGGGCTGTCGGATGTATTGGTCGGGATGATTTCATTCCAGAATTTCTCCCCCTTAATATTATTGCTGGTGATTGCCCTGGTCACAATAATTGTCTCCAACTTCATGAGTCATACCTCGGCTTCCAACCTGCTGATACCGATTGTAACATCACTGACGGTAATGGCGCCGCAGACAGGAGGCAGTCCGATAACGCAGCTGGGGACGCTGGGGGTCGCTTTTGCGGCATCGCTGGCAATGAGCCTTCCGATAAGCACTCCCCCCAATGCTATCGCCTTCGCCACCCGCGAAATCACCACCAGGGAGATGGCAAAATACGGGACGATGGTTTCTCTTTTCGGAGTGCTCGTCATCCTGCTGGTGCTTCTGGGGCTATGGTACCTGAAGATGATAACTTGA
- a CDS encoding 3-oxoacyl-[acyl-carrier-protein] synthase III C-terminal domain-containing protein: MPFIKSIAHALPPYRVTQAEIQQYVRKIFAGSSLNIDDLMPVFANAGIEIRYLSVPPEWYDIERSFSEKNEKYIETATALGAEAVEKALEKAGLRAVDIDYLIFISTTGLATPSIDARLINVLHMRSNIRRTPVWGLGCAGGAAGLSQAYHYLRGHPDEKVLLVAVELCGLTFQQNDFSKSNFVAAALFGDGASAVVLSGDKDDSGGVEIVGTRSTFWPDSLDVMGWNIYTTGLQVVFSRRIPDIVHAHARVNFESFLKEFELTLDEISYFILHPGGAKVLDAYNKALNLSNGKLDICRRALRDFGNVSAVSVLLVLEEHIRQYSYSDGEYGLISALGPGFCSENLLVMF; encoded by the coding sequence ATGCCGTTTATCAAATCTATAGCGCATGCTCTGCCGCCTTATCGGGTGACGCAAGCGGAGATTCAACAATATGTCCGGAAAATATTCGCCGGGTCGTCTTTGAATATCGACGACTTAATGCCGGTCTTCGCCAATGCCGGTATCGAAATCCGTTATCTTTCGGTGCCGCCGGAGTGGTACGATATCGAGCGCAGTTTTTCCGAGAAGAATGAGAAATATATTGAAACCGCCACCGCTCTGGGCGCAGAGGCGGTGGAAAAAGCGCTGGAAAAAGCCGGATTACGCGCAGTCGATATTGATTATCTCATTTTCATTTCTACCACCGGGCTGGCGACACCCTCTATCGACGCCCGCCTCATTAACGTATTACATATGCGCTCTAACATCCGACGCACGCCGGTGTGGGGATTGGGATGTGCCGGCGGTGCCGCCGGGTTGTCGCAGGCGTATCACTATCTGCGCGGTCATCCCGATGAGAAAGTCTTACTGGTGGCAGTTGAACTCTGCGGCCTCACTTTTCAGCAGAACGATTTTTCCAAAAGCAATTTCGTGGCAGCCGCCCTTTTCGGTGACGGCGCCTCGGCGGTGGTTCTTTCGGGAGATAAGGATGATTCCGGGGGAGTAGAAATTGTCGGCACGCGAAGCACCTTCTGGCCCGACTCGCTCGATGTGATGGGATGGAATATCTACACTACCGGCCTGCAGGTGGTCTTCAGCCGGCGGATTCCCGATATTGTGCATGCCCACGCCCGGGTTAATTTCGAATCATTTCTTAAAGAGTTTGAACTGACTCTGGATGAAATCTCTTATTTCATTTTGCATCCGGGCGGGGCGAAAGTCCTTGATGCTTATAATAAAGCCCTCAATCTATCCAACGGAAAACTGGATATCTGTCGCCGGGCGCTGCGGGATTTCGGCAATGTCTCCGCTGTTTCGGTTTTGCTGGTGCTGGAAGAACATATTCGGCAATATTCTTATTCCGATGGGGAATACGGTTTAATCTCCGCCCTCGGTCCCGGCTTCTGCTCCGAGAACCTCTTGGTGATGTTTTAA
- a CDS encoding DUF2231 domain-containing protein — translation MELSTAYKKVILVLFVIVVLTAYGRAEDVSEVTNNICPVLTDEKVDSTIFTIYEGKRVYFCCNKCRRQFLAEPEKFVANLPQFASATAAGSEHDHQRDHGNGEHEFNLVVYLGKFHPLATHFPIALIITAFIFSAGAALTKKETYDNLSIKLTYLSALSALVTLLLGLAAGSSASYPSELKQYFEWHRLMGIGTTLAILFTASFARLCESRRTKVRILVFRGMLLVSAVAVGIAGHLGASLVFGPEHFAF, via the coding sequence ATGGAATTATCGACGGCGTACAAAAAGGTCATTCTTGTCTTGTTTGTCATAGTGGTGCTGACAGCCTATGGCCGCGCGGAAGACGTTTCCGAAGTGACCAATAATATCTGCCCGGTTCTGACGGACGAGAAGGTCGATTCGACCATATTTACCATTTATGAAGGAAAGCGAGTTTACTTCTGCTGTAACAAGTGCCGTCGGCAGTTCTTGGCGGAGCCGGAGAAATTCGTAGCGAATCTTCCTCAGTTCGCGAGCGCCACAGCCGCAGGGTCGGAGCATGACCACCAGCGCGACCACGGAAACGGCGAGCATGAATTCAACCTGGTTGTTTACCTGGGGAAATTTCATCCTCTGGCGACGCATTTTCCGATAGCGCTGATCATCACCGCCTTTATATTCTCGGCCGGGGCGGCCCTAACCAAGAAGGAGACCTACGATAATTTGAGCATCAAGTTGACCTATCTGTCGGCCTTAAGCGCGCTGGTGACATTGCTGCTCGGTCTGGCGGCCGGCTCATCGGCGTCATACCCATCAGAGTTAAAACAGTATTTCGAATGGCATCGGCTGATGGGTATCGGAACCACCCTGGCGATTCTATTCACGGCATCGTTCGCCCGACTCTGTGAAAGTCGACGCACCAAAGTGAGAATACTGGTATTCAGGGGAATGCTGTTAGTTTCGGCCGTAGCGGTCGGGATTGCCGGACATCTGGGAGCGAGTTTAGTTTTCGGACCGGAGCATTTTGCGTTCTGA
- a CDS encoding HAMP domain-containing sensor histidine kinase: MPTSSPKTDALRKAFILGGTTALTLAIHYGWVIEPLFGHSPLAHAIHSRLCYIPIVMGSSWFGLRGGLTVAFVISLLVQPYIFLMDNPHVDVTSELIEIIFYFALASLTGALIDRETMVRRRHEETQLQLERSQKFSLIGQMAAGVAHEIKNPLASIKGAVEILGSEGASSDEKKEFQEIALKEIKRLDSTVHEFLDFARSREIHFERLDLAEVVTSSLRQLQPQIENAGIKLTSHLSDNIVIVADPEKIHQMIINLALNAVDASVPGGEIRVALRADGKSAVLTVLDYGSGIERSSLERIFDPFYTTKSKGTGLGLAIVKSIVERHAGTIAVDSKPGEGSRFTVKFPLEGKSR, from the coding sequence ATGCCGACCAGCAGCCCCAAAACTGACGCTCTAAGAAAAGCGTTCATTCTGGGCGGAACAACCGCTTTAACCCTGGCGATTCATTATGGCTGGGTGATTGAGCCGCTTTTCGGGCATTCTCCTCTGGCGCACGCCATTCATAGCCGTCTCTGCTATATCCCTATCGTCATGGGCTCCTCCTGGTTTGGGTTGCGCGGTGGGCTGACGGTCGCCTTTGTTATCTCTCTTCTGGTCCAGCCTTATATCTTCCTTATGGATAATCCGCACGTTGATGTCACCAGCGAATTGATTGAGATTATCTTTTATTTTGCCCTGGCTTCCCTTACCGGCGCTCTTATTGACCGGGAGACGATGGTACGGAGACGTCACGAGGAAACCCAACTGCAGCTGGAGCGGTCGCAGAAATTCTCACTTATCGGCCAGATGGCGGCCGGGGTGGCGCATGAAATCAAAAACCCGCTGGCGTCTATAAAAGGGGCGGTGGAGATTCTTGGCAGCGAGGGGGCATCCTCCGACGAAAAGAAGGAGTTTCAGGAAATCGCTCTCAAAGAGATAAAACGTCTCGACAGCACTGTCCATGAATTTCTCGATTTTGCCCGCTCGCGGGAAATACATTTTGAGCGGCTCGACCTGGCGGAAGTGGTGACATCGAGCCTGCGGCAACTTCAACCTCAGATTGAAAACGCCGGCATCAAGCTGACCTCCCATTTAAGCGATAATATTGTAATTGTCGCTGACCCGGAGAAGATTCATCAGATGATAATCAACCTGGCGCTGAATGCGGTTGACGCCTCTGTACCGGGGGGCGAAATACGAGTTGCCCTTCGTGCCGACGGAAAATCGGCCGTTCTTACCGTACTTGATTATGGAAGCGGTATCGAACGCTCCTCCCTGGAGCGAATCTTCGACCCCTTTTATACCACCAAAAGCAAAGGGACCGGATTGGGGCTGGCAATTGTCAAATCGATTGTGGAGCGACATGCCGGTACCATTGCAGTCGATAGTAAACCGGGCGAGGGAAGCCGGTTCACGGTGAAATTCCCGCTGGAGGGAAAGAGCCGATGA
- a CDS encoding sigma-54 dependent transcriptional regulator, whose product MSIRILVADDDASLRRVIQYKLKQKGYDVSVVADGTAALAELAQNRYDLFLSDIRMPGIDGMELLEKTKQIQNDLEIILMTAHGTVAMAVAAVKAGAFDYLTKPFDDEQLFVAIDKALKFRKLEDENKLLREQLSGKEYFKNIVGVSKPFKDLMALVEKVAPSDATILLTGESGTGKEVIARAIHYKSPRYNKPFVAVNCAAIPKELIESELFGHIKGAFTGAIKDKRGKFELADGGTLLLDEISELSTALQAKLLRVIQERLIEPVGAEKGKEIDIRLIAATNVDLKGRVADGKFREDLYYRLNIIPIHIPPLRERPDDIPALVRQFLKRFSPEQSIEIDDRLMKQLQAHPWRGNIRELENLMERMVILRKGNRLTTGDLPPDFGEPVRAKETIAANPLSTLSFHEAEKQLILSALERFNWNRSKAAEFLKIPRHILIYRMKKYAITEDKSDNTAD is encoded by the coding sequence ATGAGTATCAGGATTCTGGTTGCCGATGATGACGCCAGCCTGCGGCGGGTAATTCAATATAAACTGAAGCAAAAGGGGTACGATGTGTCGGTCGTTGCCGATGGCACTGCCGCCCTGGCGGAACTGGCGCAGAACCGGTACGACCTTTTTCTCTCCGATATCCGTATGCCCGGCATCGACGGGATGGAACTTCTCGAAAAGACCAAACAGATTCAGAACGACCTGGAGATAATCCTGATGACGGCTCACGGTACCGTCGCCATGGCGGTGGCGGCGGTGAAAGCGGGGGCGTTTGATTACCTCACCAAGCCGTTTGATGACGAGCAGCTCTTTGTCGCTATTGATAAAGCCCTCAAATTCCGCAAACTGGAAGACGAGAACAAACTTCTCCGGGAGCAACTGAGCGGAAAAGAATATTTCAAAAATATTGTCGGCGTCTCCAAACCGTTTAAAGACCTGATGGCTCTGGTGGAGAAAGTGGCGCCATCCGATGCCACTATTCTTCTGACCGGAGAATCGGGCACTGGCAAGGAGGTTATCGCGCGCGCCATCCATTACAAAAGCCCGCGGTACAATAAACCGTTTGTCGCCGTCAACTGCGCCGCTATCCCGAAAGAATTGATAGAATCGGAACTGTTCGGACATATCAAAGGAGCCTTCACCGGTGCCATCAAAGATAAGAGAGGTAAATTCGAACTGGCTGACGGCGGGACACTTCTTCTCGATGAAATAAGCGAACTTTCCACCGCACTGCAGGCGAAACTTCTGCGAGTAATCCAGGAGCGGCTAATCGAGCCGGTCGGAGCCGAGAAGGGGAAAGAAATCGATATCCGTCTTATCGCCGCCACCAACGTTGACCTGAAAGGGCGGGTGGCTGACGGCAAATTTCGCGAAGACCTGTACTATCGCCTCAATATTATTCCAATACATATCCCGCCGCTTCGCGAGCGACCCGATGATATCCCGGCGCTGGTCAGGCAGTTCTTGAAACGGTTCAGCCCGGAGCAGAGTATCGAAATCGATGACCGTCTGATGAAACAGCTGCAGGCGCACCCCTGGCGCGGCAATATCCGGGAACTGGAAAACCTGATGGAGCGGATGGTGATTCTCCGGAAAGGGAACCGTCTCACCACCGGCGACCTTCCGCCCGATTTCGGGGAACCGGTTAGGGCGAAGGAGACGATAGCGGCAAACCCGTTAAGTACCCTTTCTTTTCATGAGGCGGAGAAGCAGTTGATACTCTCGGCGCTGGAACGGTTCAACTGGAACCGCTCCAAGGCGGCGGAATTTCTTAAAATCCCCCGCCATATCCTGATTTACAGAATGAAAAAATACGCGATTACCGAGGATAAATCGGACAACACTGCCGATTAG
- a CDS encoding lysylphosphatidylglycerol synthase domain-containing protein: MPLDKKKVLKNIFGWLIAGLIFYILFKTIYSHRAELSQWKWRIDWFNAVVSIVTLMAAYLCGSQGWRAVIAGFGIKIKLHEAFRVVYLANLGRYIPGKVWQVVGMVGLAKEVQVPPQVALASFALVQGYALPAAFLLIPATLGLDALPKSMEVMRNILYIFMSATVLLFLFLFFKPDGLNWALNKILKLFRQEPVKYRPSLQNRLEIFLWYLLNWTLFGISFHFFLRALLADTSLPFIYSTGAYITGYILGYIAFLSPAGLGIREGVLSAVLAVKLGGPLAASIAIINRVWITIAEVIITLLALGTYRLKKHNNPL, translated from the coding sequence ATGCCCCTCGATAAGAAAAAAGTTCTGAAAAATATCTTCGGATGGCTTATCGCCGGACTGATTTTCTATATCCTCTTTAAGACCATTTATAGTCATCGGGCCGAGCTGTCGCAGTGGAAATGGCGTATCGACTGGTTTAATGCGGTCGTTTCCATTGTTACCTTGATGGCGGCATATCTCTGCGGAAGCCAGGGATGGCGCGCTGTCATTGCCGGCTTCGGAATCAAAATTAAACTGCATGAAGCGTTCCGGGTGGTCTATCTGGCGAATCTGGGACGGTATATTCCCGGCAAGGTCTGGCAGGTGGTCGGGATGGTCGGTCTTGCCAAGGAAGTACAAGTCCCGCCACAGGTGGCGCTGGCTTCGTTTGCGCTGGTGCAGGGGTACGCCCTTCCGGCCGCCTTTCTTCTGATACCGGCGACGCTCGGGCTGGATGCCCTTCCCAAATCAATGGAGGTCATGCGGAATATCCTGTATATATTTATGTCCGCCACAGTTCTTTTGTTTCTCTTCCTCTTCTTTAAGCCGGATGGTCTCAATTGGGCGCTCAATAAAATTCTGAAACTGTTCAGGCAGGAACCGGTGAAGTACCGTCCCAGCCTGCAGAACCGTCTGGAGATCTTCCTCTGGTATCTTCTCAACTGGACCCTCTTTGGTATCTCTTTTCATTTCTTCCTGCGGGCGCTTCTTGCCGACACCAGCCTCCCGTTTATCTATTCCACCGGCGCCTATATCACGGGCTATATTCTGGGATATATCGCCTTTCTTTCGCCGGCCGGCCTGGGAATTAGGGAGGGGGTTCTTTCGGCGGTGCTGGCGGTGAAACTGGGGGGACCGCTGGCGGCATCGATTGCGATTATCAACCGTGTCTGGATAACCATCGCCGAAGTGATTATTACGCTTCTGGCGCTGGGGACATACCGGCTGAAGAAGCACAACAATCCTCTTTAG
- a CDS encoding aspartate aminotransferase family protein → MSITLKDKALIGFSPLPDNEVFDIEDIYGAKHYRRLKTVVRKTQGAWLYTQDGRKILDCLAAYSAANPGHHHPKIVDALIRALQENYASVISNVVFTDVLALFLKKVAELVPQLGPRFGNNGNKVLPKNGGVESVETSIKLARYYGWKEKGIPDGKQEIIVFENNFHGRMITIVSFSTSQKYKEGFGPLTPGFKIARYGSLEDTEKLITPNTCAILVEPMQGEGGMYQPPQGFLKGLRELADKHNLLLIFDEIQVGLGRTGKRFCFEHENVIPDAVVLGKAIAGGMVPVSVMVTNRALMDKVFQPGHDGSTFGGYPLACAAGIAALDVMVEERLAERAAETGRILKKRILDIAARSSHVKEVRGEGLFIGIEMKNGDAMVYCEKLLQHDMLCNDSHHHTIRISPPLIINDDEVDYIADRLERVLVG, encoded by the coding sequence ATGTCTATCACGCTCAAAGATAAAGCCCTCATCGGATTCTCCCCGCTTCCTGACAACGAAGTCTTTGATATCGAAGATATCTACGGCGCCAAGCATTACCGTCGCCTCAAAACAGTCGTTCGCAAAACTCAGGGCGCCTGGCTTTACACCCAGGACGGCCGCAAAATTCTTGACTGCCTCGCCGCTTACAGCGCCGCCAACCCGGGGCATCATCATCCCAAAATTGTCGATGCCCTTATCCGGGCCTTGCAGGAAAATTACGCCTCGGTCATCTCCAATGTGGTCTTTACCGATGTCCTGGCGCTATTCCTCAAGAAGGTCGCGGAACTGGTGCCGCAACTCGGTCCGCGGTTCGGCAACAACGGTAACAAGGTGCTTCCGAAAAACGGCGGAGTCGAGTCGGTAGAGACTTCCATTAAACTTGCCCGCTATTACGGCTGGAAGGAAAAAGGGATTCCGGATGGCAAGCAGGAGATAATTGTCTTCGAGAACAACTTCCATGGCCGGATGATTACCATTGTCTCTTTCTCGACCAGTCAGAAATACAAAGAAGGGTTTGGACCGCTTACTCCCGGTTTCAAAATCGCCCGTTACGGAAGTCTTGAAGATACCGAAAAACTGATTACTCCCAACACCTGCGCCATTCTGGTTGAACCGATGCAGGGTGAGGGGGGAATGTATCAGCCGCCGCAAGGTTTCCTGAAAGGGCTCCGCGAACTGGCTGACAAACACAATCTTCTCCTGATTTTTGATGAAATCCAGGTTGGCTTGGGACGGACCGGCAAACGGTTCTGCTTTGAGCATGAAAATGTTATCCCCGATGCCGTCGTTCTCGGCAAAGCGATAGCCGGCGGGATGGTGCCGGTGTCGGTGATGGTCACCAACCGGGCTCTGATGGATAAAGTTTTCCAGCCGGGACATGACGGCTCCACTTTCGGCGGATACCCGCTTGCCTGCGCCGCCGGAATCGCCGCTCTCGACGTAATGGTGGAGGAGCGTCTGGCGGAGCGCGCCGCCGAGACCGGCAGAATCCTAAAGAAAAGAATCCTCGATATCGCCGCCCGCAGTTCGCATGTCAAAGAGGTGCGCGGTGAAGGGCTCTTTATCGGCATCGAGATGAAAAACGGCGACGCCATGGTGTACTGCGAGAAACTTCTCCAGCATGATATGCTCTGCAACGACAGTCATCACCACACCATCCGGATTTCGCCCCCGCTTATAATTAACGATGATGAGGTCGATTATATCGCCGACCGTCTGGAAAGGGTCCTGGTAGGATAA
- a CDS encoding Rrf2 family transcriptional regulator, whose translation MKVTALEEYGLRCMILLAKSNQSMTLPEISAKEGLSLPYAGKLLMILKQAGLVKAVRGRRGGYVLSKPSQEITLSEIFAALGEPVFGPTHCERYSGDGDCCVHTEDCTVRDVWGAFNEFVSGYLDRVNLAELANGKKELKINSDANPEEHKSIKPENNILNS comes from the coding sequence ATGAAAGTAACGGCACTTGAAGAATATGGGCTCCGCTGCATGATTCTTCTGGCTAAAAGTAATCAATCGATGACTCTTCCGGAAATCAGCGCTAAGGAAGGGTTGTCGTTGCCCTATGCCGGCAAACTCCTGATGATTCTCAAGCAAGCCGGGCTGGTGAAGGCGGTCCGGGGACGGCGCGGCGGGTATGTTCTCTCTAAACCGTCGCAGGAGATTACCCTCAGCGAGATTTTTGCCGCCCTGGGGGAGCCGGTATTCGGGCCGACCCACTGCGAGCGATACAGCGGTGACGGCGATTGCTGCGTACATACTGAAGATTGCACGGTTCGCGATGTCTGGGGCGCTTTCAATGAATTTGTCAGCGGCTATCTGGACCGGGTCAATCTGGCGGAACTGGCCAACGGGAAAAAAGAATTGAAAATCAACTCCGATGCAAACCCGGAAGAACACAAGTCAATCAAACCGGAGAATAACATCTTAAATTCATAG
- the sufC gene encoding Fe-S cluster assembly ATPase SufC, whose protein sequence is MNEKKVIFDFKNIHVEVEGKEVVKGVTLEMRQGEKHALMGPNGSGKSSLANALAGHPNYTITKGEAYINGRNLLEMDATERARAGLFLAFQYPLAIPGVTVANFLRSALKSKYNGDENILRDFRKELTDKFQSLDIDKAFATRYLNDGFSGGEKKRIEILQMAMLKPQVCLLDETDSGLDIDALRIVSQGINHYAPKDGAVLLVTHYQRMLNYVKPDKVHVMMAGQIVRSGGPELALQLEEQGYDWIEKEVMKAVEV, encoded by the coding sequence ATGAACGAGAAAAAAGTAATTTTTGACTTTAAGAATATCCATGTCGAAGTGGAAGGGAAAGAGGTTGTTAAAGGTGTTACCCTGGAGATGCGCCAGGGGGAGAAGCATGCCCTGATGGGTCCTAACGGCTCCGGCAAATCAAGCCTTGCCAACGCCCTCGCCGGGCATCCCAATTACACCATAACCAAGGGTGAAGCCTATATCAACGGAAGAAATCTTCTGGAGATGGATGCCACCGAGCGCGCCCGGGCGGGACTTTTCCTTGCCTTCCAGTATCCCCTGGCGATACCGGGGGTGACGGTCGCCAATTTCCTTCGTTCCGCCTTGAAATCGAAATACAACGGCGATGAAAATATCCTGCGGGATTTCCGCAAAGAACTCACTGATAAATTCCAATCGCTTGATATCGACAAAGCCTTTGCCACCCGTTATCTGAATGACGGTTTCTCCGGCGGCGAGAAGAAGCGGATTGAGATTCTTCAGATGGCAATGCTCAAACCGCAGGTTTGCCTCTTGGATGAAACCGACTCCGGGCTTGATATCGATGCCCTTCGGATTGTCTCCCAGGGGATTAATCATTATGCCCCCAAAGACGGCGCGGTTCTTCTGGTGACCCACTACCAGCGGATGCTCAACTATGTCAAACCGGACAAGGTGCATGTGATGATGGCCGGGCAGATTGTCCGCTCCGGCGGACCGGAACTTGCCCTGCAACTGGAAGAGCAGGGTTACGACTGGATCGAAAAAGAAGTAATGAAAGCAGTCGAGGTCTAA